A window from Megalops cyprinoides isolate fMegCyp1 chromosome 8, fMegCyp1.pri, whole genome shotgun sequence encodes these proteins:
- the LOC118781879 gene encoding neuroplastin-like isoform X1, translating into MVPCSEMLAVVLFGVSMLRFVSAQSAGFVKSPMSETKLTGDTFELYCDVIGNPTPEIQWWYAEINRADSFKQLWDGARKRRVSINTAYGNNGVSVLGITRLTLEDSGTYECRASNDPRRNDLRQNPAITWIRAQATISVLQKPRINASDHLVIPAESHSPITLQCNLTNAPSTHSESFWMKNGEEILGTRGVLKNTEFKLSKPRADDSGEYMCVYTFQTAPPANATIEVKAAPGITSYKRSENKNEGQSAMLYCKSVGYPHPFWTWRKLDGSVYREIDNSTGRFFISNRDNYTELNIQNLDISTDPGEYQCNATNIIGTMSITSVLRVRSYLAPLWPFLGVLAEIIILVVIIVVYEKRKRPDEVPEDDEPAGPMKTNSTNNHKDKNLRQRNTN; encoded by the exons ATGGTGCCCTGTTCAGAGATGCTGGCGGTAGTTCTATTTGGGGTCTCGATGCTGCGTTTCGTCTCGGCTCAGAGCG CCGGGTTTGTGAAGTCGCCCATGTCAGAGACAAAGCTCACGGGAGACACCTTTGAGCTGTACTGCGATGTGATTGGTAACCCCACCCCCGAGATCCAATGGTGGTATGCCGAAATCAACCGGGCCGACTCCTTCAAGCAGCTGTGGGATGGCGCCCGCAAGCGGCGCGTCTCCATCAACACGGCCTACGGCAACAACGGGGTGAGCGTGCTCGGCATTACACGCCTCACGCTGGAGGATTCTGGGACCTATGAGTGCCGGGCCAGCAACGACCCGCGCCGCAACGACCTGCGCCAAAACCCGGCCATCACCTGGATCCGAGCCCAGGCCACCATTTCCGTTCTGCAGA agccTAGGATCAATGCCTCCGATCACTTGGTCATTCCTGCGGAATCCCACTCCCCAATCACCCTGCAGTGTAACCTGACGAAtgctcccagcacacacagtgagagCTTCTGGATGAAAAATGGGGAGGAGATTCTTGGAACACGTGGTGTTCTTAAGAACACAGAGTTCAA ACTCAGCAAACCAAGAGCAGACGATTCTGGTGAATACATGTGCGTTTATACCTTTCAGACGGCACCACCTGCCAATGCCACTATTGAAGTGAAAG CTGCTCCTGGTATTACCAGCTACAAACGCAGTGAGAACAAAAATGAAGGTCAGAGCGCTATGCTGTACTGCAAGTCTGTAGGCTATCCACATCCTTTCTGGACCTGGCGCAAGCTGGACGGGTCCGTTTACAGG gaAATAGACAACTCCACTGGCCGCTTTTTCATCAGTAACAGGGACAACTACACAGAGCTGAACATTCAGAACCTGGACATCAGCACGGACCCGGGCGAATACCAGTGCAACGCCACCAACATCATCGGCACCATGTCCATAACCTCCGTGCTGCGGGTCCGCAGCTACCTGGCACCCCTCTGGCCTTTCCTGGGTGTGCTGGCGGAGATCATCATCCTGGTTGTCATCATCGTGGTGTACGAGAAACGCAAGCGGCCTGACGAGGTGCCCGAAG
- the LOC118781879 gene encoding neuroplastin-like isoform X3, with the protein MVPCSEMLAVVLFGVSMLRFVSAQSEPRINASDHLVIPAESHSPITLQCNLTNAPSTHSESFWMKNGEEILGTRGVLKNTEFKLSKPRADDSGEYMCVYTFQTAPPANATIEVKAAPGITSYKRSENKNEGQSAMLYCKSVGYPHPFWTWRKLDGSVYREIDNSTGRFFISNRDNYTELNIQNLDISTDPGEYQCNATNIIGTMSITSVLRVRSYLAPLWPFLGVLAEIIILVVIIVVYEKRKRPDEVPEDDEPAGPMKTNSTNNHKDKNLRQRNTN; encoded by the exons ATGGTGCCCTGTTCAGAGATGCTGGCGGTAGTTCTATTTGGGGTCTCGATGCTGCGTTTCGTCTCGGCTCAGAGCG agccTAGGATCAATGCCTCCGATCACTTGGTCATTCCTGCGGAATCCCACTCCCCAATCACCCTGCAGTGTAACCTGACGAAtgctcccagcacacacagtgagagCTTCTGGATGAAAAATGGGGAGGAGATTCTTGGAACACGTGGTGTTCTTAAGAACACAGAGTTCAA ACTCAGCAAACCAAGAGCAGACGATTCTGGTGAATACATGTGCGTTTATACCTTTCAGACGGCACCACCTGCCAATGCCACTATTGAAGTGAAAG CTGCTCCTGGTATTACCAGCTACAAACGCAGTGAGAACAAAAATGAAGGTCAGAGCGCTATGCTGTACTGCAAGTCTGTAGGCTATCCACATCCTTTCTGGACCTGGCGCAAGCTGGACGGGTCCGTTTACAGG gaAATAGACAACTCCACTGGCCGCTTTTTCATCAGTAACAGGGACAACTACACAGAGCTGAACATTCAGAACCTGGACATCAGCACGGACCCGGGCGAATACCAGTGCAACGCCACCAACATCATCGGCACCATGTCCATAACCTCCGTGCTGCGGGTCCGCAGCTACCTGGCACCCCTCTGGCCTTTCCTGGGTGTGCTGGCGGAGATCATCATCCTGGTTGTCATCATCGTGGTGTACGAGAAACGCAAGCGGCCTGACGAGGTGCCCGAAG
- the LOC118781879 gene encoding neuroplastin-like isoform X2 has product MVPCSEMLAVVLFGVSMLRFVSAQSAGFVKSPMSETKLTGDTFELYCDVIGNPTPEIQWWYAEINRADSFKQLWDGARKRRVSINTAYGNNGVSVLGITRLTLEDSGTYECRASNDPRRNDLRQNPAITWIRAQATISVLQKPRINASDHLVIPAESHSPITLQCNLTNAPSTHSESFWMKNGEEILGTRGVLKNTEFKLSKPRADDSGEYMCVYTFQTAPPANATIEVKAAPGITSYKRSENKNEGQSAMLYCKSVGYPHPFWTWRKLDGSVYREIDNSTGRFFISNRDNYTELNIQNLDISTDPGEYQCNATNIIGTMSITSVLRVRSYLAPLWPFLGVLAEIIILVVIIVVYEKRKRPDEVPEAGPMKTNSTNNHKDKNLRQRNTN; this is encoded by the exons ATGGTGCCCTGTTCAGAGATGCTGGCGGTAGTTCTATTTGGGGTCTCGATGCTGCGTTTCGTCTCGGCTCAGAGCG CCGGGTTTGTGAAGTCGCCCATGTCAGAGACAAAGCTCACGGGAGACACCTTTGAGCTGTACTGCGATGTGATTGGTAACCCCACCCCCGAGATCCAATGGTGGTATGCCGAAATCAACCGGGCCGACTCCTTCAAGCAGCTGTGGGATGGCGCCCGCAAGCGGCGCGTCTCCATCAACACGGCCTACGGCAACAACGGGGTGAGCGTGCTCGGCATTACACGCCTCACGCTGGAGGATTCTGGGACCTATGAGTGCCGGGCCAGCAACGACCCGCGCCGCAACGACCTGCGCCAAAACCCGGCCATCACCTGGATCCGAGCCCAGGCCACCATTTCCGTTCTGCAGA agccTAGGATCAATGCCTCCGATCACTTGGTCATTCCTGCGGAATCCCACTCCCCAATCACCCTGCAGTGTAACCTGACGAAtgctcccagcacacacagtgagagCTTCTGGATGAAAAATGGGGAGGAGATTCTTGGAACACGTGGTGTTCTTAAGAACACAGAGTTCAA ACTCAGCAAACCAAGAGCAGACGATTCTGGTGAATACATGTGCGTTTATACCTTTCAGACGGCACCACCTGCCAATGCCACTATTGAAGTGAAAG CTGCTCCTGGTATTACCAGCTACAAACGCAGTGAGAACAAAAATGAAGGTCAGAGCGCTATGCTGTACTGCAAGTCTGTAGGCTATCCACATCCTTTCTGGACCTGGCGCAAGCTGGACGGGTCCGTTTACAGG gaAATAGACAACTCCACTGGCCGCTTTTTCATCAGTAACAGGGACAACTACACAGAGCTGAACATTCAGAACCTGGACATCAGCACGGACCCGGGCGAATACCAGTGCAACGCCACCAACATCATCGGCACCATGTCCATAACCTCCGTGCTGCGGGTCCGCAGCTACCTGGCACCCCTCTGGCCTTTCCTGGGTGTGCTGGCGGAGATCATCATCCTGGTTGTCATCATCGTGGTGTACGAGAAACGCAAGCGGCCTGACGAGGTGCCCGAAG